GTGTTGGATTCAGGGAGGCATGCGCCAAACGGCACCAGCACAACGAATGGTGGATTTTACACGGGGAAAACTGGGGACTAACCTACCCGAATCTTCCTATAGCCCGGGGCTGATAAGTTCGCCTCTTCACTTCTGGATGCCTCCTTTTGTTGCAAAAAGACTTTCGCAAGGATTCCAGCAGTTTGGACGTACTTCGCATGGATTCCTGACCAACGAAGCTACCATGATTGGAGTGGAGACACGTACTTCATCACCGGTACGCATTATCCGCGATTCGGAATCACTACAGCATATCACGATGAAAGGATTGTTCCCCTGCGGAGAAGGAGCCGGATATGCGGGTGGCATCGTATCTGCCGGTATTGACGGAGAACGTTGTGCGGAAAGTGCGGCTAAATATATCAAAGCGGAATAATTAATTTACTTAATCGGACGAAAGAATATGGAGAACCTGGAGATTGCAATTATCGATGCCAATACACTAACCTGCATGGGATTGAAAAACCTGTTGGAAAAGCTGTTATCCGGAGCCATTATCCGTACATTCCCTGACTTCCCGGCATTTGCCGATGATACACCGGATATGTATACGCACTATTTCATCTCTTCGCAGACCTATATTCTTTACAATCCTTTTTTTTTGCCCCGTAAGGAGAAGACAGTGATTATGATGCACGGAGCAGGCACTCATACTTTCCCGGCCTCAAACCACATTGTTAACATCTTCCTGCCGGAACAAAAACTAACCGAGGAACTGATGAAATTCTTCTCCGACAATCCGGAAAACATGGAGAGACTACCGGCTGAAGAAGATTTATCGGCCCGGGAGATTGAGGTCCTGATTTTAATAGCCAAAGGACTGATTAACAAAGAAATAGCAGAAAAACTCAACATCAGCCTTACCACTGTAATATCACACCGGAAAAATATCACAGAAAAGCTTGGCATCAAATCAGTTTCCGGACTTACCATCTATGCCGTGATGAACGGATACATTTCACCGGACAGGATATAGATTCTCGGATTATTGATTTATGGCTCCGCAGGAAGGACACTCCCCTTTCTCCTTCATCAGTGCTCCGCACTTACCACATCTATATTTATAGGTCATCCGGCTATTAATCTTTTTTATCAGGACATAGAAGAACATGAACAGGCAGATATATCCCACATAAAAAGAAGTGGCAATAATAAAGAAAAAATAACAGAATATGCAGCAGACAGCCAACCCCAAGAGATAAAGGAGAGCCGATGATATGGAAAGCTGATGGAACAGCTCTTCCAGGGAGGCAAAGAAGACAATTATATAAGCCCAGACACTCAGAATGAATATACTCAGGATGAAGGGTACCTTGAAGGGATTCAAACTGGGGTTGAAATAAAAATGTTGCCAGGTGTCAGGTGCAAACATCTGCATGGTTTCGTAAATGGTTGCTGAAAATGCCAGTAAGAAGCAGAGCATCAATGGATATACGCTATTGATATCATTAAAATAGACTAATAGGAGTTTCTTTTTCCGATAAATTCGGAAAAGAAAGATAGCCAGCGCCAAGGCTACAACTGCAAGAGAGTAAGAGGCATGGGTATGGCTGAAGAGGAAGATTGATTGAGAACCGATATTGACCGGAACCAGCTGATTTACCACATCCGATTTATGAATCCACCCTTGTGTCTTTTGATCCCGGGCTACCTTTACCCAAACGGAATCAACCGTATCGGAGGGCTGTACCATAAACTCGGCCACCACCACCCGGTCGCCCTTGGAAATGGTTACAAACTTATCTTTAAAGGGCAGTTGG
The Bacteroides sedimenti genome window above contains:
- a CDS encoding response regulator transcription factor; the protein is MENLEIAIIDANTLTCMGLKNLLEKLLSGAIIRTFPDFPAFADDTPDMYTHYFISSQTYILYNPFFLPRKEKTVIMMHGAGTHTFPASNHIVNIFLPEQKLTEELMKFFSDNPENMERLPAEEDLSAREIEVLILIAKGLINKEIAEKLNISLTTVISHRKNITEKLGIKSVSGLTIYAVMNGYISPDRI